A window of Fusarium verticillioides 7600 chromosome 10, whole genome shotgun sequence contains these coding sequences:
- a CDS encoding cytochrome P450 oxidoreductase: protein MTSIVSPRHEAAISNASSTLKEDISNGNGLLSSYLNGYSNAQILLAILVVLIAYDQCMYLWRKGPIAGPAFKIPFMGPFIRALYPKFDHYLAQWASGPLSCVSVFHKFVVLASDRDIAHKVFKSPTYAKPCIVPMAETLLRPNAWVFLQGKAHTEYRKGLNGLFVNKALSTYLPVQEKVYDDYFGRFVAASEANKGKPMAFMRLFREINCALSCRTFFGDYISQDAVEKIADDFYEVTAALELVNVPLSVYVPFTKCWKGKRTADAVLAEFAKCAAACKANMTSGAEPRCIVDQWVLHMMESKKYNDRIAAGEEGVEKPRNLIREFTDDEIGQTMFTFLFASQDASSSATTWLFQVLAQRPDVLDRLREENLAVRNGNRHQPFELSMLESLPYTNAVIKELLRYRPPVIFVPYEATKSFPVTPKYTVSKGTLIVPTCYPALHDPQAYPNPETFDPDRWITGDAESKTKNWLVFGAGPHDCLARKYVPLTMAAMIGKASLELDWVHHATSRSEEIRVFATLFPEDECQLVFTKRE, encoded by the exons ATGACATCCATAGTCAGCCCCAGACACGAGGCAGCGATCAGCAACGCCAGCTCAACCTTGAAAGAGGACATTTCCAACGGGAATGGGCTGCTCTCAAGCTACCTCAATGGCTACAGCAACGCTCAAATACTCCTTGCGATCCTGGTTGTCTTGATTGCATACGATCAATGCATGTATCTCTGGCGTAAGGGCCCAATTGCCGGTCCAGCCTTCAAGATCCCTTTCATGGGCCCCTTCATCCGAGCACTCTATCCCAAGTTCGACCACTATCTCGCCCAATGGGCTAGCGGTCCTCTTAGTTGCGTTTCGGTGTTCCACAA GTTCGTCGTCCTCGCTTCCGATCGAGATATCGCACACAAAGTGTTCAAGTCCCCAACATACGCCAAACCATGCATCGTCCCTATGGCCGAAACCCTCCTGCGGCCGAACGCCTGGGTCTTCCTTCAAGGCAAGGCACATACTGAGTACCGCAAAGGGCTAAACGGGCTCTTCGTCAACAAAGCACTCAGCACTTACCTACCCGTTCAAGAGAAGGTATACGATGATTACTTCGGCCGGTTCGTAGCAGCAAGCGAGGCCAACAAGGGGAAGCCTATGGCATTTATGCGTCTCTTTCGAGAGATCAATTGTGCTCTCTCTTGTCGAACATTTTTTGGAGATTACATATCACAAGATGCTGTCGAGAAGATCGCCGACGACTTCTATGAAGTCACAGCCGcccttgagctcgtcaacgtcCCCCTCTCCGTCTATGTTCCCTTCACAAAGTGCTGGAAGGGAAAACGTACAGCAGATGCCGTGCTGGCTGAGTTTGCCAAGTGTGCTGCGGCTTGTAAGGCTAACATGACTTCTGGCGCTGAGCCACGATGTATCGTTGATCAATGGGTCTTGCACATGATGGAGTCCAAGAAGTACAACGACCGTATTGCtgcaggagaagagggagttGAGAAACCACGAAACTTGATCCGTGAGTTTACAGACGATGAAATCGGGCAGACTATGTTCACCTTCTTGTTCGCTTCCCAAGATGCCTCTAGCAGCGCCACTACGTGGCTATTCCAGGTCCTCGCTCAACGCCCCGATGTTCTCGATCGCCTTCGAGAAGAGAATCTTGCCGTACGAAATGGCAACAGGCACCAACCATTCGAGTTGTCAATGCTCGAGTCCCTTCCCTACACCAACGCAgtcatcaaggagcttcttcGATATCGTCCTCCTGTTATTTTCGTCCCCTATGAGGCTACCAAATCCTTCCCGGTCACGCCCAAGTACACAGTATCCAAAGGCACTCTCATCGTCCCTACGTGCTACCCCGCGCTTCACGATCCTCAAGCCTATCCCAACCCTGAGACTTTTGACCCTGACCGATGGATCACGGGTGACGCCGAatccaagacaaagaattgGCTTGTCTTTGGAGCCGGTCCTCACGATTGCCTGGCTCGCAAGTACGTTCCGCTTACTATGGCTGCCATGATTGGCAAGGCCTCTCTGGAACTAGACTGGGTGCATCATGCAACCAGCCGCTCGGAAGAGATTAGAGTGTTTGCTACTTTGTTTCCTGAG gACGAATGCCAGCTGGTCTTTACCAAGAGAGAGTAG